In Geobacter anodireducens, a genomic segment contains:
- a CDS encoding sigma-54-dependent Fis family transcriptional regulator, translating to METPRLLIADDDKKTRDFVAAFLKYKGYDVLQAFDGQDALEKLEVEDVHLVITDLMMPRVNGLEFVKKLKAMRPGTVVIAYSAFGNYEMTSNLLKAGVFFYLEKPFNLDELETHVKRGLEHQSLQSQTYRSKPALKSRSLIPNIIGESPRMLSLFELIEKVAESDSTVLIQGESGTGKELVARAVHDLGTRKNRNFVPVNCAAIPDELLESELFGHVKGSFTGAIATRIGRFEMADKGTLFLDEIGDMKPNLQVKLLRVLQNRELEPVGATRSKKVDVRIIAATNQNLEKLVASKQFREDLFYRISVIPIFIPPLRERREDIPLLVNTFLDRFNRNKKSKVKGIDADAMEILGNYDWPGNVRELENLVERLVILKGFGTLGVKDLPEKYTGVSLSAPSEALALPDAGICLNTVVEEFENNLILQALKKTGGNKKEAALLLNLKRTTLIEKLKKRKLDVISTSLA from the coding sequence ATGGAGACACCGAGGCTGCTCATTGCCGATGATGACAAGAAAACTCGAGATTTTGTCGCGGCGTTTCTGAAGTACAAGGGATATGACGTCCTCCAGGCCTTTGACGGTCAGGATGCCCTGGAAAAGCTCGAAGTCGAGGATGTCCACCTGGTTATCACCGATCTGATGATGCCACGGGTAAACGGCCTCGAGTTCGTCAAGAAATTGAAGGCCATGCGACCCGGCACGGTGGTCATCGCCTACAGCGCCTTCGGTAACTACGAAATGACCTCGAACCTGCTCAAGGCGGGGGTCTTTTTCTATCTCGAAAAGCCGTTCAACCTCGACGAGCTTGAAACCCACGTGAAGCGCGGCCTCGAGCACCAGTCGCTCCAGAGCCAGACCTACCGGAGCAAGCCGGCCCTCAAGAGCCGCTCCCTCATCCCCAACATCATCGGCGAAAGCCCCCGGATGCTCTCCCTTTTCGAGCTGATCGAGAAGGTCGCCGAGTCCGATTCCACCGTCCTCATCCAGGGAGAATCGGGGACCGGCAAGGAGTTGGTCGCGCGGGCCGTCCATGACCTGGGCACCCGGAAAAACCGCAACTTCGTGCCGGTCAACTGTGCCGCCATCCCGGACGAACTGCTGGAAAGCGAACTCTTCGGCCATGTGAAGGGATCGTTCACCGGCGCCATTGCCACCCGCATCGGCCGGTTCGAGATGGCTGACAAGGGGACCCTGTTCCTCGACGAAATCGGCGATATGAAGCCCAATCTGCAAGTAAAGCTCCTGCGGGTGCTGCAGAACAGAGAGCTGGAGCCGGTGGGGGCAACCCGTTCCAAGAAGGTGGACGTGCGGATCATCGCCGCCACGAACCAGAACCTGGAAAAGCTCGTAGCATCCAAGCAGTTCCGGGAGGACCTCTTCTACCGGATCTCGGTCATTCCCATCTTCATCCCGCCCCTGCGGGAGCGCAGGGAGGACATCCCCCTTCTGGTGAACACCTTCCTCGACCGCTTCAACCGCAACAAGAAGAGCAAGGTAAAGGGCATCGATGCCGACGCCATGGAGATACTGGGCAACTACGACTGGCCCGGCAACGTGCGCGAACTGGAAAACCTGGTGGAGCGGCTCGTCATCCTCAAGGGATTCGGCACCCTCGGGGTCAAGGACCTGCCGGAAAAGTACACCGGCGTTTCGCTGTCCGCCCCGTCCGAAGCCCTGGCGCTTCCCGATGCGGGTATCTGCCTCAATACCGTTGTTGAAGAGTTCGAGAACAACCTGATTCTGCAGGCCCTCAAGAAGACCGGGGGCAACAAGAAAGAGGCGGCACTGCTGCTCAATCTGAAGCGGACCACCCTGATCGAAAAATTAAAAAAGAGAAAACTCGATGTAATTTCCACGTCTCTTGCATAG
- a CDS encoding lytic transglycosylase codes for MFIDPTQRPNLQTDTAAGERPSGTGAADTSRFEALLAGRAASPGRKADIRETAAAAAELMRLDMMRSAFSLGDAAGETPRPVGSQAMEFILKSFAQNRGETPVAAAPQAEAGEPAAVSAADVPPTGPRDAGWLEDVIQRASRRYGVEVGLIKAVIKAESNFNPNAVSHAGARGLMQLMPATARGLGVTDSFDPEQNVMAGTRFLKDLLKRYGGDIDKTLAAYNWGPGNVDRKPHLLPRETRDYLVKVKEYYSQFA; via the coding sequence ATGTTCATCGACCCGACACAACGCCCCAACCTTCAAACCGACACTGCAGCCGGGGAACGCCCTTCCGGCACCGGCGCGGCGGATACTTCGCGCTTTGAGGCCCTTCTCGCCGGCCGCGCCGCGTCACCGGGACGGAAAGCCGACATCAGGGAGACCGCTGCCGCGGCGGCCGAGCTCATGCGCCTCGACATGATGCGAAGCGCCTTCTCCCTGGGAGATGCCGCCGGCGAGACGCCCCGGCCCGTCGGGTCCCAGGCCATGGAGTTCATCCTCAAGAGCTTTGCCCAGAACCGTGGCGAGACGCCCGTTGCCGCTGCCCCGCAGGCAGAGGCCGGGGAGCCGGCCGCCGTGTCCGCTGCCGATGTCCCGCCGACTGGTCCGCGCGATGCCGGCTGGCTCGAAGATGTCATCCAGCGGGCCTCCCGCCGCTACGGGGTCGAGGTGGGGCTCATCAAGGCGGTCATCAAGGCCGAGAGCAATTTCAACCCCAATGCAGTGTCCCATGCCGGAGCCCGTGGACTCATGCAGCTCATGCCCGCCACCGCGCGGGGACTTGGGGTTACCGATTCGTTCGACCCAGAGCAGAACGTCATGGCCGGCACGCGTTTCCTCAAGGATCTGCTGAAGCGGTACGGGGGCGATATCGACAAGACCTTGGCCGCATACAATTGGGGCCCCGGCAACGTCGACCGCAAGCCCCATTTGCTCCCTCGCGAGACACGCGATTACCTCGTCAAGGTGAAGGAGTACTACAGCCAGTTCGCCTGA
- a CDS encoding histidine kinase produces MSWFANLKITTKFTVILCVMFVTLMGVNAVDDYLRQESLIVKDATDNARILARQIVETREYMSSVVRGEPEANYNLVPQVVATQVAKRITTGSKYYVRQVSLRYRNPANRPDAYETAMLQRFGREKAAEQWEVVTIGGKRVFRYLLPMTADASCLGCHGRYEEAPAFVQARFPKGHPSYGYRIGQLIGAVSVSIPMAELYRQIGINLKLDLAVVSGVVLLILAAMSFMVHRSIIRPVRSVATSIGNVAATGNFSERLGKSSDDEVGELVGAFNELMEELDRTTRQRQESEDRYRNVLEMAQSAIVTFLADGKLIIANRKAEDLFGLPKGELLGVSIYTFFEEGDAVKGAIETYLREGAAAMIGEATPQRIRSIRGNVTAVEMALSVSRSDHNPLFTAILRENGRY; encoded by the coding sequence ATGTCCTGGTTTGCCAACCTGAAAATCACCACCAAGTTCACAGTCATCCTCTGCGTCATGTTTGTGACCCTCATGGGGGTCAATGCCGTGGACGACTATCTGCGGCAGGAATCGCTCATCGTCAAGGATGCCACCGACAATGCCCGCATCCTTGCCCGGCAGATCGTGGAAACCCGGGAGTACATGTCCTCGGTGGTCCGGGGCGAGCCGGAGGCGAACTACAACCTGGTCCCCCAGGTGGTCGCCACCCAGGTGGCCAAGCGGATCACGACCGGCAGCAAGTACTACGTCCGTCAGGTGTCGCTGCGCTACCGCAACCCCGCCAACCGTCCCGACGCCTATGAAACCGCGATGCTGCAACGGTTCGGCAGGGAAAAGGCCGCCGAGCAGTGGGAGGTGGTAACGATCGGCGGCAAACGGGTCTTCCGCTACCTGCTGCCCATGACCGCCGACGCCTCGTGCCTCGGCTGCCACGGCCGCTACGAGGAGGCCCCGGCCTTTGTCCAGGCGCGGTTTCCCAAGGGACACCCCTCCTATGGTTACCGGATCGGCCAACTGATCGGCGCCGTGTCGGTTTCCATCCCCATGGCGGAGCTTTACCGCCAGATCGGCATCAACCTCAAGCTTGATCTGGCCGTCGTTTCGGGTGTCGTCCTCCTCATCCTTGCGGCCATGAGCTTCATGGTCCACCGCTCCATCATCAGACCGGTCCGATCGGTGGCAACCTCCATCGGCAACGTGGCGGCTACGGGAAATTTTTCGGAACGGCTCGGGAAAAGCTCCGACGACGAGGTGGGAGAACTGGTGGGGGCGTTCAACGAACTCATGGAGGAGTTGGACCGCACGACCCGCCAGCGGCAGGAGTCCGAGGACCGCTACCGCAACGTGCTGGAGATGGCCCAGTCCGCCATTGTCACCTTTCTGGCCGACGGGAAGCTCATCATTGCCAACCGCAAGGCAGAGGACCTGTTCGGCCTTCCCAAGGGGGAACTGCTGGGTGTCTCCATCTACACTTTCTTTGAGGAGGGGGATGCGGTAAAGGGCGCCATCGAGACCTATCTGAGGGAAGGGGCGGCCGCCATGATCGGGGAGGCGACCCCCCAGCGGATTCGCAGTATCCGGGGGAATGTGACAGCGGTGGAAATGGCCCTCTCCGTGTCCCGGTCGGATCACAACCCTCTCTTTACCGCTATTTTGCGGGAAAACGGCCGGTACTAG
- a CDS encoding hydrogenase accessory protein HypB: MCTTCGCETDTHHHHHEHGHGHSHDNGRESRKITVETDILSRNNRFAADNRALFAEKGVFVLNLVSSPGSGKTTTLERTLGDLSGRYRCAVIEGDQQTDNDAQRIAATGVPARQINTGAGCHLDAHMVGHAAEEFDLDALDLLFVENVGNLVCPASFDLGEHHKVVVLSVTEGEDKPLKYPNMFHAADVMLLNKIDLLPYVDFDVEKCLEMARRVSPGITIFQVSSRTGEGMDAWYAWLADRIAAVKG; this comes from the coding sequence ATGTGTACCACCTGCGGTTGCGAAACAGACACCCACCATCATCACCATGAACACGGTCACGGCCACTCCCACGACAACGGGCGCGAGTCGCGGAAGATCACGGTGGAAACCGACATCCTTTCCCGCAACAATCGTTTTGCCGCCGACAATCGGGCGCTTTTCGCGGAAAAGGGAGTGTTTGTCCTCAACCTGGTGAGTTCACCGGGCTCCGGCAAGACAACCACCCTGGAACGGACCCTTGGAGATCTGTCGGGCAGGTATCGCTGCGCCGTCATCGAAGGGGACCAGCAGACCGACAACGATGCGCAACGGATTGCCGCCACCGGCGTGCCGGCCCGGCAGATCAACACCGGCGCCGGCTGCCATCTCGATGCCCACATGGTTGGACATGCCGCTGAGGAATTCGATCTGGACGCGTTGGATCTCCTCTTCGTCGAAAACGTGGGTAATCTGGTCTGCCCTGCTTCCTTTGATCTGGGAGAGCACCACAAGGTGGTGGTTCTGTCGGTTACCGAGGGGGAGGACAAACCCCTCAAGTATCCCAATATGTTCCACGCGGCAGACGTTATGCTGCTCAACAAGATCGACCTCCTCCCCTACGTGGATTTCGATGTCGAGAAATGCCTGGAGATGGCCAGGCGGGTGAGCCCGGGGATCACGATCTTTCAGGTGTCGAGCCGGACCGGCGAGGGGATGGATGCCTGGTATGCATGGCTGGCCGACCGCATTGCGGCGGTGAAGGGGTAG
- a CDS encoding hydrogenase assembly protein HupF has translation MCLGVPMQVVAVGEGEVVAEIDGVRKEASLMLLDEEVRVGDFVIVHAGFAISKLDEEDAQETLRLMREVFRPEDMA, from the coding sequence ATGTGTCTCGGTGTGCCCATGCAGGTCGTCGCCGTCGGCGAAGGTGAGGTGGTGGCGGAAATAGACGGCGTCAGAAAAGAAGCCAGCCTCATGCTGTTGGACGAGGAGGTGCGGGTAGGGGATTTCGTCATCGTTCACGCCGGGTTCGCCATCTCCAAGCTCGACGAGGAGGATGCGCAGGAGACCCTCCGACTGATGAGGGAAGTATTCCGCCCGGAGGACATGGCCTGA
- a CDS encoding hydrogenase formation protein HypD, whose protein sequence is MNYQDEFRDRALVQGYAQRIDRLVEGRTDVVTFMEVCGTHTMSIYQYGLRSLLPPQVRLISGPGCPVCVTPNEYLDRAVALCRLPGVIVATFGDMVRVPGSSSSLQEERAMGADVRIVYSPLDAVALAAANPDRKVVFLGVGFETTAPAIGGSILAARKQGLANYFVLAAHKTMPIPMRVLANDPELGIDGYLCPAHVSTIIGAGAYRFLPEEFGMPCVVTGFEPVDVMQGVEMLVRQVVEEKPRVEIQYSRVATWEGNRKALDVLAQVFTPFDAPWRGIGIIPGSGLRIADAYAAFDAEREIAVEVEETKEHQGCLCGEILKGKVTPFDCPLFANACTPESPVGACMVSSEGTCAAAYKYGQ, encoded by the coding sequence ATGAATTACCAGGACGAGTTTCGCGACCGGGCCCTGGTGCAGGGGTATGCGCAGCGGATCGACCGGTTGGTGGAGGGGCGCACGGACGTCGTGACCTTCATGGAGGTCTGCGGCACCCACACCATGTCGATCTACCAGTACGGCCTCCGCAGCCTCCTGCCGCCCCAGGTGCGACTCATCTCCGGTCCGGGCTGCCCCGTCTGCGTGACCCCCAACGAATACCTGGATAGGGCCGTGGCCCTGTGCCGTCTCCCCGGCGTCATCGTTGCCACCTTCGGCGACATGGTCCGGGTGCCGGGCTCCTCCTCGTCGCTCCAGGAGGAGCGGGCCATGGGGGCAGATGTGCGTATCGTCTATTCCCCGCTCGACGCCGTTGCCCTGGCGGCGGCAAACCCGGACCGGAAAGTGGTTTTCCTCGGCGTCGGTTTCGAAACCACGGCACCGGCCATCGGCGGAAGTATTCTTGCGGCCCGGAAGCAGGGGCTTGCCAACTACTTTGTCCTGGCTGCCCACAAGACCATGCCGATCCCCATGCGTGTTCTGGCCAATGACCCCGAGCTCGGCATCGACGGCTACCTGTGCCCGGCCCACGTCAGCACCATTATCGGTGCCGGGGCGTACCGCTTTCTTCCGGAGGAGTTCGGCATGCCCTGTGTGGTGACCGGCTTCGAGCCGGTCGACGTCATGCAGGGGGTGGAGATGCTCGTTCGCCAAGTGGTGGAGGAGAAGCCCCGGGTCGAGATCCAGTACAGCCGTGTGGCCACCTGGGAGGGGAACCGCAAGGCCCTGGACGTGCTTGCCCAGGTATTCACCCCCTTTGACGCACCCTGGCGGGGGATCGGCATCATTCCGGGGAGCGGCCTCCGGATCGCCGATGCCTACGCCGCCTTCGACGCCGAGCGGGAGATCGCGGTGGAGGTCGAAGAGACCAAAGAGCACCAGGGGTGCCTCTGCGGGGAGATCCTCAAGGGGAAAGTGACCCCCTTCGACTGTCCCCTGTTTGCCAACGCCTGCACTCCCGAGTCGCCCGTGGGCGCCTGCATGGTTTCCAGCGAGGGGACCTGTGCGGCGGCCTACAAGTACGGGCAATAA
- a CDS encoding hydrogenase expression/formation protein HypE: MNKDLILLGHGSGGKLSHQLLDDLIIPTLSGISLAGQNDAALVDAGGRRLAFTTDSYVVDPVFFPGGNIGTLAVNGTVNDLAMMGARPLFLSAGLIIEEGFGRDDLGIILASMRQAADAAGVRIVTGDTKVVPRGKADRIFINTSGIGLVEHDFTISGACARPGDRIIINGTVGDHGIAVMAKREGLELQTDIVSDCAPLNGLVADIIAEGGGDVHVLRDPTRGGVATTLKEIALQSDVTITIREDAIPLAGPVRGVCAILGLDPLYVANEGKLLVAVAPPAAERVLARMKEHPCGGAAAIIGEVTGAGGGKLRMETSVGGVRAVEMLAGEQLPRIC; the protein is encoded by the coding sequence GTGAACAAGGACCTCATCCTGCTCGGTCACGGCAGTGGCGGAAAGCTTTCCCACCAGCTCCTGGACGACCTCATCATCCCCACTCTGTCGGGGATATCCCTGGCGGGCCAGAACGACGCGGCCCTGGTGGATGCCGGCGGCCGCAGGCTGGCATTCACCACCGATTCCTACGTGGTGGACCCCGTCTTTTTCCCGGGCGGCAATATCGGGACCCTGGCGGTTAACGGTACCGTCAACGACCTGGCCATGATGGGCGCGCGTCCCCTGTTCCTGAGTGCCGGCCTCATCATCGAAGAGGGATTCGGCAGGGACGACCTGGGGATCATCCTTGCGTCCATGCGCCAGGCTGCCGATGCCGCCGGGGTAAGGATCGTCACCGGCGACACCAAGGTCGTCCCCCGGGGCAAGGCCGACCGGATCTTCATCAATACCTCGGGCATCGGACTGGTGGAGCACGACTTCACCATCTCCGGCGCCTGCGCCCGCCCCGGCGATCGGATCATCATCAACGGCACCGTGGGGGACCACGGCATTGCCGTCATGGCGAAGCGGGAGGGGCTTGAGCTCCAGACCGACATCGTCAGCGACTGTGCCCCTCTCAACGGGCTGGTGGCCGACATCATCGCCGAGGGCGGCGGTGATGTTCATGTCCTGCGCGACCCCACCCGGGGAGGGGTCGCCACCACCCTCAAGGAGATAGCCCTCCAGTCCGATGTCACGATCACGATCCGCGAGGATGCCATTCCTCTGGCCGGGCCGGTGAGGGGGGTCTGTGCCATTCTGGGTCTCGACCCCCTTTACGTGGCCAACGAGGGCAAGCTTCTCGTTGCCGTGGCCCCGCCGGCCGCCGAGCGGGTCCTGGCGCGCATGAAGGAGCATCCCTGCGGAGGGGCTGCCGCGATCATCGGTGAAGTGACCGGTGCGGGCGGGGGAAAGCTCCGGATGGAGACGTCGGTCGGGGGCGTAAGGGCAGTGGAGATGCTTGCGGGCGAGCAGTTGCCGCGCATTTGCTGA
- a CDS encoding phospholipase, translating into MDNRQPRQAGADEPVTLMLVGGGIRCYAFIGALRALEEIGVPIGKIIGASTGSIIAALYAAGMPTAELKRLALETDTELFRDFSPRGVFSGMGICRGDALERWLDERLGGVCLADLRRSPLAVITTDILNHVPFVLSADNAPRLKVSAAVRFSAAIPFVFAWKKFVVRGKEHVLIDGTLMASVIESQCAEAGKTLVLRTFSKRSMNHHSSSVMTLRRYAGDLLNIFFHSMDREFLKGARWKDTITIHCGMVPSLSFSVTTDEREFLMEQGYQQTAKYLRYKWGL; encoded by the coding sequence ATGGATAACCGCCAACCACGCCAGGCCGGAGCAGATGAGCCGGTAACCCTCATGCTCGTGGGAGGGGGGATTCGCTGCTATGCCTTCATCGGCGCCCTGCGCGCCCTGGAGGAGATCGGCGTCCCCATCGGCAAGATCATCGGCGCGTCCACGGGCAGCATCATCGCCGCCCTGTACGCCGCGGGCATGCCGACCGCCGAACTGAAGCGGCTTGCCCTCGAAACCGACACGGAGTTGTTCCGCGACTTCTCTCCGCGCGGTGTCTTCTCCGGCATGGGAATCTGCCGGGGCGATGCGCTTGAGCGGTGGCTCGACGAGCGGTTGGGCGGCGTCTGCCTGGCGGATTTGCGCCGTAGCCCGCTGGCCGTCATTACCACGGATATCCTGAACCACGTGCCTTTCGTCCTTTCGGCCGACAATGCGCCCCGGCTGAAGGTCTCCGCCGCGGTTCGCTTCTCCGCGGCCATTCCCTTTGTCTTTGCCTGGAAGAAATTCGTCGTGCGCGGCAAGGAACACGTGCTCATCGACGGCACCCTCATGGCGAGCGTGATCGAGAGCCAGTGTGCCGAGGCGGGCAAGACTCTTGTCCTGCGGACCTTCTCCAAAAGAAGCATGAACCATCACTCCTCCTCCGTCATGACCCTGCGCCGTTACGCGGGGGACCTCCTGAACATCTTCTTTCACTCCATGGACCGGGAGTTCCTCAAAGGGGCCCGCTGGAAGGACACCATCACCATTCATTGCGGCATGGTGCCGTCCCTCTCCTTTTCCGTCACGACGGACGAGCGGGAGTTCCTGATGGAACAGGGCTATCAGCAGACTGCCAAATACCTTCGATACAAGTGGGGGCTGTAA
- a CDS encoding pilus assembly protein, producing MEKRKFERIDFRSEAIIRHNGTSFRAEVENVSLKGLFVRTDQKIPINEQVDVSMFFFGSSAELSFSLEASVVRITDDGIGLNFRKIDMDSLVHSDTAVTTLGADRQGVIEEFYGFIDKD from the coding sequence GTGGAAAAGAGAAAGTTCGAGCGGATCGATTTCAGGAGCGAGGCGATAATCCGGCACAATGGCACGAGCTTCAGGGCGGAAGTGGAGAACGTGAGCCTCAAGGGCCTCTTTGTTCGTACGGACCAGAAAATCCCCATCAACGAGCAGGTTGATGTCTCCATGTTTTTCTTCGGATCATCGGCGGAGCTCTCGTTCAGCCTTGAGGCGAGCGTAGTGCGAATAACCGACGACGGAATCGGTCTCAACTTCCGAAAGATCGACATGGACTCCCTGGTCCACTCGGATACGGCGGTCACCACCTTGGGGGCCGATCGCCAGGGTGTGATCGAAGAATTTTACGGCTTCATCGACAAGGACTAG
- a CDS encoding molecular chaperone DnaJ — MDDLSDCYGLLGLSPGASADEAKRAFRAAVSACHPDRFAHDPVRRRNAEERLRVIIEAYHRIDACLKPCPETPAGPHEELRAGGRPTGRSFRFPRSSLVTVPNGLLILLCAACTFHFARLYGATASAVLGALELLLVPLLFGAAHNLIIPTNRLVRNLYGSFTVCFLLIAIADAVTVRHDSSLPLPAPSEYSDGMAPAFPVPWPATSHDRPAEHADGSAAETSPYHLGIRPPQSPRAPAVPLAPAAPAAPLMPPVR; from the coding sequence ATGGACGATCTCAGCGATTGCTACGGGTTGCTCGGTCTCAGCCCCGGCGCTTCCGCCGACGAGGCAAAGCGTGCCTTTCGCGCTGCCGTTTCCGCCTGCCATCCCGATCGCTTTGCCCATGACCCGGTGCGACGCCGCAATGCTGAGGAGCGGTTGCGCGTGATCATCGAGGCCTATCACCGGATCGATGCCTGCCTCAAACCCTGCCCGGAAACGCCGGCCGGGCCACATGAGGAGCTGCGAGCCGGGGGCCGGCCGACGGGGCGAAGCTTCCGGTTTCCCCGTTCCTCCCTCGTCACGGTTCCCAATGGGTTGCTTATCCTGCTCTGCGCCGCTTGTACCTTCCACTTCGCTCGTCTCTACGGGGCCACGGCAAGCGCTGTCCTGGGGGCACTGGAACTGCTGCTGGTTCCGTTGCTCTTCGGAGCTGCCCATAATCTGATCATTCCGACGAACCGGCTGGTGCGGAACCTTTACGGGTCATTCACCGTCTGCTTTCTTCTCATTGCCATTGCCGATGCAGTGACCGTGCGGCACGACAGCAGTCTCCCGCTCCCTGCCCCATCCGAATACTCCGACGGCATGGCCCCTGCTTTCCCGGTGCCCTGGCCCGCTACGAGCCATGATCGCCCGGCAGAGCATGCCGATGGGTCGGCTGCGGAAACTTCCCCATACCACCTGGGCATCCGGCCTCCCCAGTCTCCCCGTGCCCCGGCCGTTCCTCTTGCCCCGGCGGCTCCCGCGGCACCCCTCATGCCGCCGGTCCGATGA
- a CDS encoding GTPase-activating protein, with product MAHEALGRKRYEGFDGSMVGLSLADLIQLKGTNRFSGCISVEFGGRHGVIFFRDGEVVHAEKDSYEGEEAFQRIMRWPGGRFTAQPYLSTARHSIRKSRQHLLLDAHQAMDERRRHVDPQGNTSLRGRIRAVGMVSDAIILDHNGASTDGSGPSADRLAARACFLARLAGRIGPRLGTGSPTAMVLEGKREHLFVYAGKHQFLAVTADAKHRPPAVEEAIRRAVHSS from the coding sequence ATGGCGCACGAGGCGCTCGGAAGGAAACGATACGAAGGATTCGACGGCTCCATGGTCGGGCTCTCGCTGGCCGATCTGATCCAGCTCAAGGGGACCAACAGGTTCTCCGGCTGCATTTCGGTTGAATTCGGAGGACGGCACGGGGTTATTTTTTTCAGGGACGGCGAGGTTGTCCACGCCGAAAAAGACAGCTACGAGGGAGAAGAGGCATTCCAGCGGATCATGCGCTGGCCGGGCGGGCGCTTCACTGCCCAGCCGTACCTGTCAACCGCCCGCCACTCCATCAGGAAAAGCCGGCAGCATCTTCTGCTCGATGCGCACCAAGCCATGGATGAGCGCCGGCGGCACGTCGACCCGCAGGGGAACACCTCGCTCCGCGGCCGGATACGTGCAGTCGGGATGGTGTCCGATGCCATCATCCTTGACCATAACGGCGCCTCCACAGACGGCAGCGGCCCCTCGGCGGACAGACTCGCCGCCCGGGCATGCTTCCTCGCCCGCCTGGCCGGCCGGATCGGTCCGCGCCTGGGGACCGGAAGCCCTACCGCAATGGTCCTTGAGGGCAAAAGAGAGCATCTGTTCGTCTATGCCGGCAAGCATCAATTTCTTGCCGTTACCGCCGATGCAAAGCATCGGCCCCCCGCAGTGGAAGAGGCAATCCGCCGTGCCGTCCATTCCTCCTGA
- a CDS encoding DNA-binding protein, which yields MKYVNAFVLMILLASLSLDAHAFGSMGGMGGGGEASVVQGTPLAGKVVETFNGGGYTYVRLERDGKTAWAAIPETSLEVGREVTLKPGMEMQKFFSKALNRTFDSIYFSEGMATQAASTTGKNSAGSKGGVVTPAEKIAVEKAAGANGFTVAELHGNREKLDGKTITVRAKVTKVSAGIMGKNWLHLQDGSGDSSKGSHDLTVTTQDLPAVGEVVTITGTLRKDKDFGGGYRYDAIVEDGTVSH from the coding sequence ATGAAGTATGTGAATGCCTTTGTTCTTATGATTCTACTTGCATCCTTGTCCCTTGATGCCCACGCCTTCGGCTCCATGGGCGGCATGGGGGGGGGAGGCGAGGCTTCCGTCGTTCAGGGCACCCCCCTGGCAGGAAAGGTCGTGGAGACGTTCAACGGCGGCGGGTATACCTATGTCCGTCTTGAGCGGGACGGTAAGACCGCATGGGCGGCCATTCCCGAGACATCTCTGGAGGTCGGCCGCGAGGTGACCCTCAAGCCGGGCATGGAGATGCAAAAGTTCTTCAGCAAGGCGCTTAACCGGACCTTCGACAGCATCTACTTTTCCGAGGGAATGGCGACCCAGGCCGCAAGCACCACGGGGAAGAACTCGGCCGGAAGCAAGGGGGGGGTGGTCACTCCCGCAGAGAAGATTGCCGTAGAAAAGGCAGCAGGGGCCAATGGTTTCACTGTTGCCGAGCTTCATGGCAACAGGGAGAAGCTTGACGGCAAGACGATCACTGTCCGGGCCAAGGTGACCAAGGTGTCGGCCGGCATCATGGGCAAGAACTGGCTGCATCTTCAGGACGGCTCCGGCGACAGCTCGAAGGGAAGCCATGATCTGACCGTGACGACCCAGGACCTCCCGGCCGTGGGCGAAGTGGTCACCATCACCGGGACGCTCAGGAAGGACAAGGACTTCGGCGGCGGCTACAGGTATGACGCGATTGTGGAAGACGGGACGGTTTCGCACTGA